The genomic window GTCGCCGCGTCGAGCGAGATGACCGGCAGGTTGTCGATGGTGGCGAACAGGGCATATTCCTGCTCGTACTGGCCCTTGACCGTCGCCTGGCGGGGGCTGCCGGTGCGCATCAGTCCTGGGCAGACGGTGGTCACGGTCACGCCGTGCGCGGCGAGTTCGGAGCGCAGGCCCTGGCCCAGCCCCACCGCCGCGAATTTGCTCATGGAATACGGCACGAGGTGCGGCACCGCCACCTTGCCACCTATCGAGGTGACGAGCAGCACCCGGCCCTGGCGGCGGCTGAGTTGCGGCAGCAGCGTGCGAACCAGCCGCAGCGGGGCAAAGGCGTGAATCTCCATCACGTCACGGAAATCCTGTTCGGTCATGTTGGCGAGCGGCCCCGACTGAATCAGGCCCGCACAGTGCAGCAGCACGTCCACGTCGCCGAACGACTGCGCGGCGTCCAGGATGTGCTGCCCGGCGCCGGGGTCGGTCACGTCGGCGGCGATGATCTGGACTTCGGCGCCGCGCCCGCGCAGGTCTTCGGCGGCCAGCCGCAGGTCGCGCTCGGTGCGAGCCACGAGGGTGAGCCGTGCTCCCCGCCCCGCGAGTTCACGCCCCAGCGCGAGGCCCAGGCCGCGTGAACCGCCGGTCAGCAGGACGTGTTTGCCTTGCAGGTCGTAGCGGGGAACAAAAGCGCGGCGACCCGCGAGGGCGGCGACTCCGGCGGCGAGCAGCAGACGTTTGGGCAGACGCATACCTCAGTGTGGCGCGGCGCAGCCCCCGGCACCGTTTAGAGTGAAGGCACGGTTTAGAGTGGGGGCCGGTTTAGAGTGGGGGCATGGACAAGCCCGGCCCCACGTCGCCCCAGCCGACCCTGTTCGAGCGCATCATCGCCCGCGAGATTCCCAGTCAGGTGGTCTACGAGGACGACGACTACATCGCCATCAAGGACATTGCGCCCAAAGCGCCTATTCACCTGCTGGTGATTCCCAAGCGCGTGACCACGCGGGTGGACGAAATCACCGACCCGCTCGAAATGGGCCGGCTGTGGCTCAAGGCCACCGAAATTGCCCGCGAGCAGGCCCCCGACTACCGCCTGGTCGTCAACTGCGGCGCGGGCGGCGGCCAGATGGTCTTTCACACCCACATTCACATCCTGGCGGGCTGGGAGGGCGGCCCGGACAGCGACACCTGATGCCGGACGCACCATTCGACGCCGTGCTGTTCGACCTCGATGGCGTGCTCGTCGAAAGCGAAGGCATCATCGCTCAGGTGTGGCAGAGCGTACTGGCGGAGCGTGGCCTGCACCTCGACCTCACGGAAATCGCCATGTATTTCACCGGGCAGCGCTTCGATGGGGTGCTGGCGTACCTCGCGCAGCAGCACGACTTTGTGCCTCCGCCAGATTTTCTGGACGTGCTCGAAACCCGCTTCAACGCGGCCATGACCGGCGTGACCGCCATTGAAGGCGCCGCCGAGACGCTGCGGGCGCTCCGTGCAGCGGGCGTGCCCTTCGCCATCGGCAGCAACAGCGAGCGCGGGCGGCTGCACCTCAAACTGCGGGTCGCCGGGCTGACCGAACTCGCGGGCGAACACATCTACGACCCCTCGTGGGTGGGCGGGCGGGGCAAGCCGCACCCCGACCTCTACACGTTTGCGGCGCAGCAACTCGGCATACTGCCGGAGCGCTGCGTGGTCATCGAGGACAGCGTGACCGGCGGCGCGGCGGGGCTGGCGGCGGGCGCGACCCTCTGGGGACTGCTGGTGCCGGGTCACCCCCATCCCGACGGCGCGGCAGCTCTCTCGCGGCTGGGCGCGGCCCGGGTCCTGACCTCGCACGCCGAGTTGCGGGCGGCCCTGGCCGAAGCGGGCTTACTCACGCCCGCGCTGACTCCTGACCTTTCCTGAAGGCGGGCTTCAGCGCGAGGTCAGCCGCCGGGCCTAAGCTGACCGCATGACGACTGGACGTTTGGCAAAGTTCTCGCTGCTCGCCCTCGGCGCGGGGCTGCTCGCCGGGTGCGCCGTGACCGGCCCTGGCAACCTGCGCGTGCACGAGGCGACACTGTATGGCGCCGGAGCGCAGCGCATCGTGTGGGTGTACGGCGACCTCGGCAGCAATCCGAGCAGTTCGCTCAAGCTCGGGCAGGAAACGGTGACCTTGCGGGCACAGGTCAGCGACCCGCTCGCCACGCCGGGGTCGCTGAGCGTGAACGGCAAGGCCGCCTACGTGGGCCGCATCGACAACCCAGTGGTGCGCCTGACGCTGGGGCAAGACGCCGGGGGCCGCTTTACCGTGACGCCGCTGGCGGGCACCCGCGTGCAGTCGGTTTACTACACCGACGGCGCCCGCTGGCAGAAACTGAGCGCCGCTTCCGGCCTCGCCACCGCCAGCAGCGCGAACGGGCTGCGCGGCGCGGGGCAACTCACCGACGCCGAGGCCGACGCCCTGACCCGCGCCCTGTCGAACCAGGGAGTGCTGGCGGTGGCCGTGCTCGACGAGGCGAGTGCGCCCGACGCGCGCCTCAGCGCCGAGCCGACCCCACAGGAGCAGCGCCGCACCGCGCTCTACGTGTTGAGCAGCTCGCAAATCACCCGCACCACGACCACCAGCACCACTGTGACGCAGACCCAGACCACCACGGGCGGAGGCCAGAGCATGAACACCGTCAACCTCAGCGAGGTGGCGCGCGGCACCAACGCGAGCGCCGAGAGCCCCAGCGTGATCGTGGCCCGCAACGCCAGCGAAGTCCGCTCGCTCTACGGCGTCGCCTATGGCCGGCAGACCGGCACCCCGGCCCTCCCCAGCCTGACCTCGGGTGAAGCCCTGGTCGGTCTGTTCATCGGTCAGCGCGGCACGGGCGGCTACGGCGTGCGGGCGACCGGCGCAGATGTACAGGGAAACACCCTGAACCTGCGCGTCGAACTGACGGCCCCCGGCGCGGGCAGCATCACCACGCAGGCGATCACCAGCCCCTGGGTCATCGTGCGGGTGGGCGGCAACTTCAGCAGTGTGAACGTGACCGACCAGAGCGGGCGGCCTTTTCCGCAGTAAGGGCAAGCAGCAATAAAAATCCCCCGCCACGTAGCGGGGGTTTTCGTTGGGTCAGGCTCAGCGGTTGGGCACGAACTCGCGGTCGGCGAAGTCCCTCGCGGCGCGGGTCCGCGCTCGTCGCGCTCGCGGCTCCAGCGGCCTCCGCCTTCGCCCCGGCCTCCCGAGTTGCCGCCACGGTTGCCGTAGCCGCCGCGTCCGCCGCCGGAGTTGCCGCCCCGGCCATAGCCGCCGCGTCCGCCTTCGTCACGGTCACGGTAGCCGCGTCCGCCCTGGTAGCCGCCGCCGTCACGGCGTTCGCGGGTGGGCTGCTCGAACAGTTCGGGCAGTTCCTGGGCCACTTGCACTTCGACCTGACCGTCGAGGGGCGCGGCGGCCATCAGCTTCTCGACAAACTCGCTGGGCACGTCGGCCACGGTGCCGCCACGCCACTGCCGGACCTTGCCGAGGCGGCGGGTGTCCACGTCCACCGCGCGGGCGATGAGCGCCACGGTGCGCGGCACGCTCAGGCGCTCGCCGTGCAGAATCAGGGTGGTCAGCCCTTCTTCGCCGCTGAGCAGGCTGGCGGCCTTGGCGGGCTCGGTCACGCCGCTGATTTTGGCGAGGGCGCGGGCGAGGGCTTCGAGGCCAAGTTCGCTGAAGAGTTGCTCGGCTTCGGCCTGGAAGCCCTGGGCAGCTTCGGGGTCCACCCGGCGCACCATTTCACTGCTGGCGCGCGCGCTCGCCTGGGCGACTTCGCTGGGGGTGGGCAAGGGACGTTCCTTGAAGCGCACGCCGGTGATGCGCTCCAGGCCCATCACTTCGCGGTTTTCGCGGTCGCCGTACATGATGATGGCGGTGCCGGTGCGTCCGGCGCGGCCCGTGCGGCCCGAACGGTGCACGTAGCTTTCGGGGTCCTGCGGCAGGTGGTACTGCACGACCAAATCCACTTCGGGAATGTCGAGGCCACGCGCCGCCACGTCGGTGGCGACGAGCACGCCCACGCGCCCGCTGCGGAAGGCCCCGAGGGCACGTTCACGCTGGGTCTGGGCAAGGTCGCCGTGCAGCGCTTCGGATTCCAGGCCCCGGTGAATAAGTTCGTTGGCGAGTTCGTCGGCTTCGCGCTTGGTGCGGGTAAAGACGATGGCCTTTTCGGGGTTGTAGACGGTGAGCAGGTCGGCGAGCACGCGGGTGCGGCTGCGGCCCACCTTCACCTTGAGGTGTTCGACGGTCTGCGCGGCCTGTGACTTGCCCTCGCCCACCATGTCCACGATCAGCGGGTCCTTGAGGTAGTTGCGGCTCAGACGCTTGATGTCGTTGTTGAGCGTGGCGCTAAACAGCATGGTCTGGCGCTCTTCAGGCGTCTTCTGGAGAATGGTCTCAATGGCGTCGGCAAAGCCCACGCTGAGCATCTCGTCGGCTTCGTCGAGCACGGCGAACTGCACGGCGCTCAGGTCGAGGTTGCCGCGTTCGAGGTGGTCGATGAGGCGGCCCGGGGTGCCCACCACCACGTCCACGCCACGGCGCAGCGCGTTTTCCTGGGGTCCGTAGCCGCGCCGCCGTAGACGGTCACGGTGGTCAGGCCGACGCCGCTCTTGGAAAACTCGTCGGCGACCTGCTTGGCGAGTTCGCGGGTCGGGGCGACCACGATGGCGCGGGGCAAGCGGGCACGCTCACGGCTGGGCTCCAGCTTCATGATGATAGGCAGCGCGAAGGCGAGCGTCTTGCCGGTGCCGGTGCGGGCGCGGCCAATGAGGTCCCTGCCGGCGAGGGTGTGGGGCAGGCTCTCGGCCTGAATGGGGCTGGCTTCGGTGATGCCGCGTTCTTCGAGACGCGCCGCGAGTTCGGGCGCAATCAGCTGTGCAAAATTCATTTGTGGTCCTTTCGGGAGAAGTTCCCCGGTGACCAGCAAACGCTCCTGTAGCACAGCTTTCGCCTGAATGCCCGTCACTCAAAGTCAGTTGGAAAAAGGAAACTCTCCAGCCGCCTCAGCCTCGGTGCTGAGGGCGGCGTCCAAGAGAATAGACTACACGAGGGGAGGAAAAAAAGCAAGCCCGGCGGACGTTTTCAGCTCTCGGTCTTTCCCCGGCGCGGCGGCGCTCTCCCCTGCTCCGCAGAACCCTACACTTCGCCGTATGACGTTGCCGCTGCCCGACCCCATTCTCGACCTCGACGTGTGCGCCCTGGCCGGCGCAACCCGGCGCGGCGACCTGACCCCGTCCGAGGTGACGCGGACGTATCTGGCCCGCCTCACCGCCATCAATCCGGAGCTCCGGGCCGTCATCACCGTGAACCCAGGCGCGCAGGCCACCGCCGACGCGCTCGACGACATACCCGAAAAGCAGCGCGGCGTGCTGCACGGGGTGCCGCTGCTCATCAAGGACAACATCGACGTGGCGGGGCTCCCGACCACGGCGGGCAGCGTGCTGCTGCGGGGGCATGTGCCGGAACGCGACGCCCCGTTGGTGGCGCGGCTGCGGGCGGCGGGCGCGGTCATTCTGGGCAAAGCGAACATGACCGAGTGGGCCAATTTCATGACGCTGGGGATGCCCAACGGGTACTCGTCGCTCGGCGGGCAGACGGTCAACCCCTGGGGGCCGGAACGCGACACTGGCGGCAGTTCGTCGGGCAGCGGCGTGGCGGTGGCGGCCCGGCTGTGCGCGGCGGCCATCGGGACCGAGACGAGCGGGTCGGTCGTGAGCCCGGCGCACCAGAACGGCGTGATCGGCCTCAAGCCCACGCTGGGGCTGATTCCGCGCACCGGCATCATTCCCATCAGCCACAGCCAGGACACCGCCGGGCCACTGACCCGCAGCGTGCGCGACGCGGCCCTGCTGATGACCGTAATGTCCGGCCCTGACGACGCCGACGCAGCAAGTCAGCTTTTTACACCCGACCTCACGGTGAGCGAAAAAGCCCTTTCAGGAACGAAGATTGCCGCCATCCACGACGAGCCGAACGCGAGCGAGGCCGAACGCGCCGTCCTGAAACGCGCCGAGGCAGCGCTGGCTGCGGCGGGGGCGACGGTGAACGGCACGGCCTTTCCCACCCGCGCCGAACTCAAAGCGGCGGGCTGGCGGCTCGACGTGCTGGTGTACGAGTTCAAGCCGGACCTGAACGCCTACCTCGCCGGGGTGAAGCAGGGGCCGACCTCGCTGGCCGCCGTCATCGAGGGCAACGACGAGGACCCCGCAGCCCGGTTGCGCTACGGGCAACACCTGATGCTGGCGGCGCAGGCGACCCGGGGCGACCTCTCGGAAGGGGCGTATGCCCGCGCCCGCGAGCGCGACCTGCGGCTGGCGCGCACGCAGGGGT from Deinococcus radiodurans R1 = ATCC 13939 = DSM 20539 includes these protein-coding regions:
- a CDS encoding SDR family NAD(P)-dependent oxidoreductase — encoded protein: MRLPKRLLLAAGVAALAGRRAFVPRYDLQGKHVLLTGGSRGLGLALGRELAGRGARLTLVARTERDLRLAAEDLRGRGAEVQIIAADVTDPGAGQHILDAAQSFGDVDVLLHCAGLIQSGPLANMTEQDFRDVMEIHAFAPLRLVRTLLPQLSRRQGRVLLVTSIGGKVAVPHLVPYSMSKFAAVGLGQGLRSELAAHGVTVTTVCPGLMRTGSPRQATVKGQYEQEYALFATIDNLPVISLDAATAAQRITDALVRGDAEVMVGGPALMARYVQAFAPQLTADVMALTNRFLPGPGESDQPRLGAEVETPITRNNPLKRTAEEDLNE
- a CDS encoding HAD family hydrolase, whose amino-acid sequence is MPDAPFDAVLFDLDGVLVESEGIIAQVWQSVLAERGLHLDLTEIAMYFTGQRFDGVLAYLAQQHDFVPPPDFLDVLETRFNAAMTGVTAIEGAAETLRALRAAGVPFAIGSNSERGRLHLKLRVAGLTELAGEHIYDPSWVGGRGKPHPDLYTFAAQQLGILPERCVVIEDSVTGGAAGLAAGATLWGLLVPGHPHPDGAAALSRLGAARVLTSHAELRAALAEAGLLTPALTPDLS
- a CDS encoding histidine triad nucleotide-binding protein; protein product: MDKPGPTSPQPTLFERIIAREIPSQVVYEDDDYIAIKDIAPKAPIHLLVIPKRVTTRVDEITDPLEMGRLWLKATEIAREQAPDYRLVVNCGAGGGQMVFHTHIHILAGWEGGPDSDT
- a CDS encoding protease complex subunit PrcB family protein; translation: MTTGRLAKFSLLALGAGLLAGCAVTGPGNLRVHEATLYGAGAQRIVWVYGDLGSNPSSSLKLGQETVTLRAQVSDPLATPGSLSVNGKAAYVGRIDNPVVRLTLGQDAGGRFTVTPLAGTRVQSVYYTDGARWQKLSAASGLATASSANGLRGAGQLTDAEADALTRALSNQGVLAVAVLDEASAPDARLSAEPTPQEQRRTALYVLSSSQITRTTTTSTTVTQTQTTTGGGQSMNTVNLSEVARGTNASAESPSVIVARNASEVRSLYGVAYGRQTGTPALPSLTSGEALVGLFIGQRGTGGYGVRATGADVQGNTLNLRVELTAPGAGSITTQAITSPWVIVRVGGNFSSVNVTDQSGRPFPQ
- a CDS encoding amidase family protein, with translation MTLPLPDPILDLDVCALAGATRRGDLTPSEVTRTYLARLTAINPELRAVITVNPGAQATADALDDIPEKQRGVLHGVPLLIKDNIDVAGLPTTAGSVLLRGHVPERDAPLVARLRAAGAVILGKANMTEWANFMTLGMPNGYSSLGGQTVNPWGPERDTGGSSSGSGVAVAARLCAAAIGTETSGSVVSPAHQNGVIGLKPTLGLIPRTGIIPISHSQDTAGPLTRSVRDAALLMTVMSGPDDADAASQLFTPDLTVSEKALSGTKIAAIHDEPNASEAERAVLKRAEAALAAAGATVNGTAFPTRAELKAAGWRLDVLVYEFKPDLNAYLAGVKQGPTSLAAVIEGNDEDPAARLRYGQHLMLAAQATRGDLSEGAYARARERDLRLARTQGFDALFAQGHGAVLFPGIHGCDLAAAAGYPSLALPVPLGDGANGEAPHGQPSGVLLVGPAGSDGRLLSIGAELNRALGGVRFPPERLPE